One window of Bactrocera tryoni isolate S06 chromosome 2, CSIRO_BtryS06_freeze2, whole genome shotgun sequence genomic DNA carries:
- the LOC120767590 gene encoding eukaryotic peptide chain release factor GTP-binding subunit ERF3A, with the protein MAQDNTEMATKFSTLNVNAVEFVPSYGYSSVAATAAAAAAAVVTTAGNTPNVVPMEASSLPASGSATPATTPDSAGSGGSTNALNATAAVAALQAVPPGAAGETPADSPMQTSPVTTPLGAAPIENINTADKIAANNENDPADSWDVEDDPVITPDDEEPDEAIEDVENDTTPKISKKKTPKVEESRSKKEHINVVFIGHVDAGKSTIGGQIMYLTGMVDKRTLEKYEREAREKSRESWYLSWALDTNQEERDKGKTVEVGRAFFETERKHFTILDAPGHKSFVPNMIGGAAQADLAVLVISARKGEFETGFDRGGQTREHAMLAKTAGVKHLVVLVNKMDDPTVNWDETRYNECRDKILPYLKKLGFNPSKDLTFMPCSGLGGAGLRDPVPADICPWYRGPAFIPFIDQLPSLNRNADGPFIMPIVDKYKDMGTVVMGKVESGTARKGQNLLVMPNRTQVSVDQLFSDDEEVTSVGPGENIKVKLKGIEEEDVSPGFVLCDATNPIKTGKVFDAQVVILEHKSIICAGYSAVMHIHCAAEEITVKALICLVDKKTGEKSKTRPRFVKQDQVAIMRIECSGMICLEQFKLFPQMGRFTLRDENKTIAIGKVLKVIE; encoded by the exons atgGCACAGGATAACACGGAGATGGCAACCAAATTTTCCACACTGAATGTGAATGCAGTAGAATTTGTTCCCAGCTATGGTTACAGTAGCGTTGCAGCAACTGCggcagcagcggcggcagcTGTAGTGACCACAGCCGGTAACACACCAAACGTTGTCCCTATGGAAGCATCATCTCTGCCGGCGTCAGGTAGTGCCACTCCCGCCACAACCCCAGATTCTGCAGGTTCGGGTGGCTCTACAAATGCATTAAATGCCACTGCCGCGGTCGCTGCCTTACAAGCGGTACCGCCTGGAGCAGCAGGAGAAACTCCTGCTGATTCCCCAATGCAAACATCGCCTGTTACAACGCCTTTAGGGGCAGCGCCCATTGAAAACATCAACACCGCAGACAAAATTGCTGCCAACAATG AAAATGACCCAGCCGATAGTTGGGACGTTGAGGATGATCCTGTCATAACACCGGACGACGAGGAACCTGACGAAGCTATTGAAGATGTTGAAAATGATACTACgcctaaaatttcaaaaaagaaaacaccGAAGGTTGAGGAGTCCCGTAGTAAAAAAGAACATATTAATGTTGTTTTCATTGGACATGTTG AtgctggaaaatcaacaatcgGTGGTCAAATAATGTACCTCACAGGTATGGTTGACAAACGTACACTAGAAAAGTACGAGCGTGAGGCACGAGAAAAGTCGCGCGAAAGCTGGTATCTTTCGTGGGCTTTGGATACAAATCAGGAAGAACGTGACAAGGGAAAAACTGTAGAAGTGGGCAGAGCATTCTTTGAGACAGAACGCAAACATTTTACTATATTAGATGCACCAGGGCATAAGAGTTTTGTACCCAATATGATTGGTGGTGCTGCTCAAGCTGATTTAGCTGTTTTGGTTATCTCAGCTCGAAAAGGTGAATTTGAAACTGGTTTTGATCGTGGAGGACAAACACGTGAGCACGCTATGTTGGCTAAGACCGCTGGTGTTAAACATTTAGTGGTTTTGGTAAATAAAATGGATGATCCGACTGTAAATTGGGATGAAACACGTTACAACGAATGTAGGGACAAGATTCTACCATACCTCAAAAAATTGGGTTTCAACCCTTCAAAGGATTTAACCTTTATGCCTTGCTCTGGTTTGGGCGGAGCTGGTTTACGTGATCCGGTACCAGCGGATATTTGCCCCTGGTACAGAGGGCCGGCATTCATACCATTCATTGATCAGTTGCCTTCGCTCAATCGTAACGCTGATGGCCCATTCATAATGCCTATTGTTGACAAATATAAAGATATGGGTACAGTGGTAATGGGAAAAGTAGAATCAGGCACTGCGCGAAAAGGGCAAAACCTATTAGTAATGCCAAACCGG aCACAAGTTTCAGTGGATCAGCTATTCTCTGATGATGAAGAAGTTACTTCTGTGGGTCCTGGCGAGAATATCAAAGTCAAACTGAAG GGAATCGAAGAGGAAGATGTATCACCCGGATTTGTTCTATGCGACGCTACCAACCCCATAAAAACTGGCAAAGTTTTCGACGCGCAAGTCGTTATTTTGGAGCACAAATCCATTATATGCGCTGGTTACTCGGCGGTTATGCATATTCACTGTGCGGCAGAGGAGATTACAGTGAAA GCCTTAATTTGTTTGGTTGACAAAAAGACCggagaaaaatcaaaaacacgTCCAAGATTTGTTAAGCAAGATCAAGTGGCAATTATGCGAATTGAATGTTCCGGAATGATTTGCCTTGAACAATTTAAACTATTCCCACAGATGGGTAGATTTACACTTCGCGACGAAA ACAAAACTATTGCTATTGGCAAGGTATTGAAGGTGATCGAATAA
- the LOC120768303 gene encoding solute carrier organic anion transporter family member 74D, with the protein MAEAQLRQRPGDYLCGLARWHPAWMQRYATTKSFMMVYGLLGTIQAMSYMYFVVTLTTIEKRFKIPSQTTGIILSGNEISQILLSLILSYIGGQRNRPRWIAWGIVFCGLSCYILALPHFIYGAGDGALHLTAEYLQEQSSSNLTLNMTSSFSLVNASIRSSQELCGLVKSSQECESFLSIVPLVLIFLSQFVLGVGNTLYYSLGQTYLDDNTKERNTPLMLAVAMALRMIGPIVGFFLGYISLNMYIDPFKKPLIDNKDPRWLGAWWFGWMILGTLMVLFSGLIGLFPKQLPKKKSEHYNSHLPRMMRLEQLKKEDGISLGSTLSLTAALDANAAAAVDADDFPKLKDFPKALMRLLRNKLLIYNIISGVFYILGAAGYMTFLSKYMEVQFHRTAQTATVVVGPISIIGMVIGLIGSGIVISKKHPSPSKVLMWNVIVGCVYILGQTSYIFMYCGDTISLQNGGNYNFTNQCNKNCSCDNVAYSPVCHEASDTTFFSACHAGCKTWDAKEKTFSNCSCIDVLNPVFTSTVAYTSTTPSFLSDLSTKQQQPLSQESLQIINGISKTETPVLVPTAILNNDDITIPTTSSTWTTTPKLTTTADELLARASRSVSTLSDILTPGVCLKGCSVAFYSFTIASMVVNWFGSSGRIGNLLVNFRAVATKDKSFAQGLSLMMISLLALIPGPIIFGRIIDSTCLVWTETCHGRGNCQLYDQTKFRYYVNILALSLTSIGVIFDILVWYHGRHLDLYGEKEAQKLKETRQRDKPITPLLAHSS; encoded by the exons ATGGCGGAAGCGCAACTGCGTCAACGACCCGGTGACTACTTATGCGGTTTAGCCAGATGGCATCCCGCTTGGATGCAACGCTACGCAACAACAAAGTCATTTATGATGGTCTATGGGCTACTGGGCACCATTCAAGCCATGTCCTATATGTATTTCGTCGTCACATTAACAACAATAGAGAAACGCTTCAAGATTCCTAGCCAAACAACAG GTATTATCTTGAGCGGCAATGAAATATCGCAAATCCTGCTCTCGCTTATACTCAGCTATATTGGGGGTCAACGAAATCGCCCACGTTGGATCGCTTGGGGCATCGTGTTTTGTGGCCTATCCTGTTATATATTAGCTCTGCCACATTTCATTTATGGCGCTGGCGATGGCGCGCTACATCTCACCGCGGAATATTTACAAGAGCAGTCGTCGTCCAACTTAACGTTAAATATGACAAGTTCATTCTCATTGGtt AACGCGTCCATACGAAGTTCGCAAGAATTGTGCGGTCTAGTGAAATCATCACAAGAATGCGAGTCATTTCTGTCCATTGTACCGTTGGTCTTGATTTTCCTCTCACAATTCGTGTTAGGCGTTGGCAATACCTTGTATTATTCGCTGGGTCAAACGTATCTTGATGATAATACGAAAGAGAGAAATACGCCGCTCATGTTGGCCGTGGCCATGGCACTTAGAATGATCGGACCGATCGTGGGTTTCTTTTTGG GTTACATTtccttaaatatgtatattgatccCTTCAAAAAGCCATTAATCGACAATAAAGATCCACGCTGGTTGGGTGCCTGGTGGTTTGGTTGGATGATATTGGGCACTTTAATGGTGCTCTTCTCTGGTCTAATCGGACTCTTTCCCAAACAATTGCCGAAAAAGAAATCGGAACACTACAACTCACACTTGCCACGGATGATGCGTTTAGAGCAGCTTAAGAAGGAAGATGGCATATCGTTAGGCAGCACGCTATCTCTTACAGCTGCGCTGGATGCAAACGCAGCAGCTGCGGTTGACGCGGACGACTTTCCGAAACTTAAAG ATTTTCCGAAGGCCCTGATGCGTTTGTTGCGCAACAAATTGCTTATATATAACATCATATCGGGTGTCTTCTATATTTTGGGTGCTGCTGGCTACATGACATTCCTGTCCAAATATATGGAGGTGCAATTCCATAGAACCGCACAAACCGCCACGGTTGTGGTGGGACCAATATCGATAATTGGCATGGTGATTGGACTCATTGGATCCGGCATCGTTATATCGAAGAAACATCCATCGCCGAGCAAAGTACTAATGTGGAATGTTATAGTGGgatgtgtgtatattttgggGCAAacctcatatatttttatgtattgcGGTGATACGATATCTCTGCAGAACGGTGGAAA CTATAACTTCACCAatcaatgtaataaaaattgtagCTGCGATAATGTGGCATATTCGCCGGTCTGTCACGAGGCCAGTGACACAACATTTTTCTCTGCATGTCACGCGGGCTGTAAAACTTGGGACGCCAAAGAGAAG ACATTTTCGAATTGCTCCTGCATTGATGTTTTGAACCCCGTCTTTACGAGTACTGTCGCCTACACGTCTACCACTCCCAGCTTTCTAAGTGACTTAAGCAcgaaacagcaacaaccactTTCACAGGAAAGCTTACAAATTATCAATGGTATATCCAAAACAGAAACGCCGGTACTAGTACCCACTGCGATACTAAATAACGATGACATCACCATACCAACAACATCAAGCACATGgacaacaacaccaaaactaacaacaactgcAGATGAACTGCTCGCACGCGCCAGCCGTTCTGTGAGCACACTCTCCGATATACTCACACCAGGTGTTTGCTTGAAGGGCTGTTCTGTGGCCTTTTATAGTTTCACTATTGCATCGATGGTTGTCAATTGGTTCGGCTCTTCTGGTCGCATTGGCAATCTATTGGTGAACTTTCGCGCCGTTGCCACCAAGGATAAATCTTTCGCACAAGGTCTTTCTCTCATGATGATTAGTTTGCTTGCACTTATACCGGGCCCCATTATATTTGGACGTATAATAGATTCAACTTGCCTTGTGTGGACGGAGACTTGCCACGGCAGAGGCAATTGCCAATTGTACGATCAGACGAAATTCCGGtactatgtaaatatattggCGTTGT CGCTTACGTCGATCGGTGTCATCTTCGACATTTTGGTTTGGTATCATGGCAGACATCTTGATTTATATGGAGAAAAGGAGGCGCAAAAGCTCAAAGAAACGCGCCAGAGAGATAAACCAATCACACCGCTTTTAGCACATAGTTCATAG
- the LOC120769646 gene encoding V-type proton ATPase subunit S1-like, whose translation MQKHFIRILVLSVLVTAAHCGPVLIWHAEVQPKSVFPRISQHEFINEIKPLLETKMVAAFLYKKLTLKSFRCEGCFPYLSQQTQAYFYANVERPEKALLTLNVTAHLKATNEGNLDAPLSCRVGTLYTISLDVLSRAQNPMRSCDDVIKAITEASGCGDVAYLFLGTQGESDEPIGHLHQHNQLSFYFTEFQTQTADEVETIYLQSMNVSGVDPILTVEFQANNTNASLTFSVLLSNGYFEIKSFKYNETQYYVTDLYAPQTSSYSCGKISLHNDKEAIILKRVQLQYDKDTRVGDFRFKDAWTCEAFTSPAIISGIFITAILLTALSVGIGMLMSVQSPTKFESTTGRNLYIHVRD comes from the exons ATGCAGAAGCATTTCATTAGAATTCTTGTACTTTCTGTGCTTGTGACCGCAGCACATTGTGGACCCGTTTTGATTTGGCATGCTGAAGT CCAACCGAAATCTGTGTTTCCAAGAATAAGTCAACATGAatttattaacgaaataaaACCATTACTGGAGACGAAGATGGTCGCAGCCTTTCTATATAAAAAG ctaACCTTAAAGAGTTTCCGTTGCGAAGGCTGTTTCCCATATCTAAGTCAACAAACACAGGCATACTTCTATGCTAATGTTGAGAGACCTGAAAAAGCTCTTTTAACTCTAAATGTCACAGCACATTTAAAGGCTACCAACGAAGGAAATTTGGATGCTCCTTTATCGTGTAGAGTTGGGACGTTATATACGATCTCTTTGGATGTATTAAGCAGAGCGCAAAATCCAATGAGAAGTTGTG ATGATGTCATAAAAGCTATAACGGAGGCCTCAGGCTGCGGAGACGTTGCCTACTTGTTCTTGGGTACCCAAGGCGAATCAGATGAACCAATCGGTCACCTCCACCAACACAATCagctttcattttatttcacgGAATTTCAGACGCAAACGGCAGATGAAGTAGAAACTATATATTTGCAGAGCATGAACGTGTCCGGCGTGGATCCCATTTTAACAGTTGAATTTCAAGCGAATAACACAAATGCATCGCTGACCTTCAGTGTACTACTTAGCAATGGTTACTTTGagataaaatcatttaaatacaACGAAACACAATATTACGTAACTGATCTATATGCACCGCAAACCTCATCGTATTCATGTGGTAAAATATCACTCCATAATGATAAGGAGGCAATTATATTAAAAAGGGTGCAATTGCAATATGATAAAGACACACGTGTTGGTGATTTCAGGTTTAAGGATGCCTGGACATGTGAAGCCTTCACATCACCTGCCATTATATCTGGTATTTTTATCACTGCCATCCTTCTCACTGCTCTGTCCGTCGGTATTGGTATGCTGATGAGTGTGCAGTCACCAACTAAGTTCGAATCGACAACCGGACGTAATCTCTACATACACGTTAGAGATTGA
- the LOC120769569 gene encoding solute carrier organic anion transporter family member 1A1, protein MNRLEKSYLPHALFYIRPLVDAFRMTAGARSSDLSQIAVNANNIPNDSVDCGVKLCGCCNGPSCLKLARLRIFVVVLACAGSIQGACETYFRISAKGAALEYEYNPIIVDWLIVSSGIFQALFALIFAHWALKTHSIKWLSSTIITQSLVCVIAVIPAIIGFSDGVVAPISSIATNLCNITPYQKSILTVQQAQLSTLILLFVLQFALGFANLAFYTIGTTYLDDNSASIDSPAVIGTALAGRILGLQVGSFVVLGVGATTLGWWLGWLILAPLVLLSGIVLGLFPKRLPKTVIHHAAQRIIEETQTRTFGSQFSTYIDDVGFGPSLKRIFTNKLLMCNLLGIMFIFSATVNFELQEESYLQSRFFLPYSEEDGLLQEWEARFVAYFLRPPVAAVGILVLGLIISKLKLSGRAITALNIVFGVTLLAIFIANIFIKCEVGDIAGVTQGKVLQPFCSKQCTGICKATTFQPVCPENSTVTYFSACYAGCTRTNSINNVLLYEGCTCTSNYNAEPQVNLRATEGACSYVNCQRMLIAFQVLSLLAAAVLGSSTIGKVIITLRSVLPQDKALALATQLTLFGIFAYIPAHIGYQMVTRYTCVYWTPEYKRCLLRATPKHGNILNIISACLILVGILFDLLVFIFVKGLNIYNCKVTDPNYSPSLYSPIPREDPHAAAVPQAVGGSPVTTQTDASPMQRRDAQSVRSAPKSEGVSVFRNPSSLTDSSVGENSLQEHHSNGITYAQVVFPPDKHKVDDGTTSPKRMAVRADVPLHHLSAHDVRAQLGNLKSFNQESNDDNEIVKDVQPEIEEKVPLTLNIAAANEQAPTKPITPTAGVKVLPPIAPKPKKMTTAPIETDLDKIEALPARPLSPETDF, encoded by the exons ATGAACAGATTAGAAAAGTCATATTTGCCTCATGCTTTGTTTTATATCAGACCTTTAGTAGATGCCTTCAGAATGACGGCGGGTGCACGCAGTTCGGACTTATCGCAAATAGCCGTGAACGCCAATAATATACCAAACG ATAGTGTCGATTGTGGTGTAAAATTATGTGGCTGTTGTAATGGCCCCAGTTGCCTTAAATTGGCACGATTACGCATCTTTGTTGTAGTGTTGGCGTGTGCTGGTTCGATACAGGGTGCCTGTGAAACCTACTTTCGTATATCGGCAAAGGGAGCTGCACttgaatatgaatataatcCAATAATTGTCG ATTGGCTCATTGTTAGCAGTGGCATATTTCAAGCCTTATTTGCTTTGATATTTGCACATTGGGCGCTTAAGACCCATTCAATAAAATGGCTATCAAGCACAATTATTACACAGTCGCTCGTCTGCGTCATCGCTGTTATACCAGCCATAATAGGCTT CTCCGACGGTGTGGTGGCACCCATCAGCAGCATAGCTACAAACCTCTGCAACATAACTCCATATCAGAAGAGCATACTCACCGTGCAACAAGCTCAGCTTAGCACGCTTATATTGCTTTTTGTGCTACAGTTCGCGCTTGGTTTTGCCAATTTGGCCTTCTACACAATCGGCACCACCTACTTGGATGACAATTCAGCTTCGATTGATAGTCCGGCTGTGATAGGGACCGCCTTGGCGGGACGCATATTAGGCCTACAAGTTGGCTCGTTTGTTGTGCTTGGTGTTGGCGCAACAACGCTTGGCTGGTGGTTGGGTTGGCTTATCTTAGCACCTTTAGTTTTGTTAAGCGGCATAGTACTGGGCTTATTTCCGAAACGTCTGCCGAAAACCGTTATACATCATGCAGCCCAACGCATTATTGAAGAGACGCAAACACGCACATTTGGCAGTCAATTCTCCACCTACATTGATGATGTCGGCTTTGGGCCCTCACTAAAACGTATATTCACCAATAAACTGCTCATGTGCAATCTCTTGGGCATAATGTTCATTTTCTCGGCTACTGTGAACTTTGAGTTGCAAGAGGAGTCATATTTGCAATCGCGCTTCTTTCTGCCATATAGCGAAGAGGATGGATTGTTGCAGGAATGGGAAGCGCGATTTGTGGCTTACTTCCTGAGGCCACCAGTGGCAGCGGTGGGCATTCTGGTGCTGGGACTTATtatctccaaactgaaattatcAGGCAG AGCCATAACTGCACTCAATATAGTTTTCGGTGTAACTTTGTTGGCGATTTTCATTGCGAATATATTTATCAAATGTGAGGTTGGTGATATTGCTGGCGTCACTCAGGGCAAGGTATTGCAGCCATTCTGTTCCAAACAGTGCACCGGCATTTGCAAGGCGACCACCTTCCAGCCCGTCTGCCCCGAAAACTCAACGGTCACTTATTTTTCGGCATGCTACGCTGGTTGCACACGCACTAACAGTATTAATAATGTTCTG CTATATGAGGGCTGTACCTGCACATCCAACTATAATGCCGAACCGCAAGTAAATCTGCGTGCAACCGAAGGTGCTTGCAGTTACGTGAACTGTCAGCGAATGTTGATCGCTTTTCAGGTACTAAGTTTACTAGCTGCCGCTGTTCTGGGTTCCAGCACCATAGGCAAGGTCATAATTACTTTGCGCAGCGTGCTGCCGCAGGACAAGGCCTTGGCATTGGCAACGCAACTAACACTTTTCGGCATCTTCGCTTACATACCAGCGCACATCGGCTATCAAATGGTCACCA GATACACTTGCGTCTACTGGACACCGGAGTACAAGCGTTGCCTGCTGCGCGCGACGCCCAAACAtggcaatattttaaatatcatttcaGCATGTCTCATTTTAGTTGGTATTCTATTcgatttattagtttttattttcgtaAAAGGTCTCAACATATATAACTGTAAAGTTACCGATCCGAATTATTCACCTTCACTCTACTCCCCCATACCACGTGAGGATCCCCATGCAGCAGCTGTACCACAAGCTGTAGGCGGCAGTCCTGTGACTACACAAACTGATGCTTCACCAATGCAACGCCGCGATGCACAATCCGTCCGTTCTGCACCAAAATCTGAGGGTGTCAGCGTCTTTCGCAATCCCAGCTCACTGACCGATTCATCGGTGGGTGAGAATAGTTTACAAGAGCATCATAGTAATGGTATTACGTATGCCCAAGTCGTCTTCCCACCGGATAAACATAAAGTCGATGATGGCACCACCAGTCCCAAACGCATGGCTGTGCGTGCTGATGTGCCCCTGCATCATCTCTCTGCGCATGACGTCCGTGCGCAACTGGGAAATCTCAAATCATTTAATCAGGAAAGTAATGACGATAACGAAATTGTTAAAGATGTGCAACCGGAAATCGAGGAAAAGGTACCGTTAACACTAAATATCGCTGCCGCCAATGAGCAAGCGCCAACGAAGCCTATAACACCGACAGCAGGCGTTAAAGTGCTACCACCAATCGCGCCGAAGCCCAAGAAAATGACAACAGCTCCTATAGAAACGGATTTGGATAAAATTGAAGCGCTACCGGCAAGACCTTTAAGTCCGGAGACAGATttctaa